From a region of the Lactuca sativa cultivar Salinas chromosome 4, Lsat_Salinas_v11, whole genome shotgun sequence genome:
- the LOC111878534 gene encoding protein REVEILLE 6, with protein MGFDSLLPAPVSTDSAGPGVNCPNPLVDDASKKIRKPYTITKSRQNWTDIEHDKFLEALHLFDRDWKKIEAFVGSKTAIQIRSHAQKYFLKVQKSGANEHVPPPRPKRKAAHPYPHKAPKNGGISQSASEDIVLRESYLWPTNGGLSTWTYNDVATQDDVRSSHNCSSSSTGETNNRQDLKQKTTGRVMPDFPKVYRFIGRMFDPNESNHLQNLKMMDPVDVETVVLLMKNLCANLKSPQFEDYKRVFSSYDEGTGKVASSGPFQVLSGSAIRSS; from the exons ATGGGATTTGATTCGCTGCTGCCGGCGCCGGTAAGCACTGATAGCGCCGGTCCCGGCGTTAATTGTCCGAACCCATTGGTGGATGATGCGAGTAAGAAGATTCGGAAGCCGTATACTATTACCAAGTCTAGACAGAACTGGACTGACATTGAACACGATAAGTTTCTCGAAGCGCTTCATCT ATTCGATCGAGACTGGAAAAAAATCGAAGCTTTTGTTGGATCCAAGACTGCTATTCAGATACGCAGCCATGCCCAGAAGTATTTTCTGAAGGTCCAGAAGAGTGGGGCAAATGAACATGTCCCACCCCCTCGCCCAAAGAGGAAAGCAGCTCATCCCTACCCTCACAAAGCCCCTAAAAATG GAGGAATTTCACAATCTGCTAGTGAAGACATCGTATTGAGAGAGTCATATTTGTGGCCTACAAATGGCGGTTTGTCTACCTGGACATATAATGATGTGGCAACACAAG ATGATGTGAGATCATCGCATAACTGTAGCAGTAGCAGTACTGGTGAAACAAACAACCGACAAGACTTAAAGCAGAAAACTACAGGAAGAG TGATGCCTGATTTCCCAAAAGTCTATAGATTCATTGGGAGGATGTTTGACCCTAACGAAAGCAATCACTTGCAAAACTTGAAGATGATGGATCCAGTGGATGTCGAGACA GTGGTTTTGTTGATGAAAAATCTGTGTGCTAATTTGAAAAGCCCACAATTCGAGGACTAT AAGAGGGTATTTTCGTCATATGATGAAGGAACTGGAAAAGTGGCATCAAGCGGTCCATTTCAAGTGCTGTCTGGGAGTGCAATACGGTCTTCATAG